A genome region from Streptomyces sp. NBC_01296 includes the following:
- a CDS encoding TIGR03364 family FAD-dependent oxidoreductase, translated as MRVIVVGGGVVGTMHAWQAVERGHEVVQIEREAEARGASLRNFGQIWVSGRAGGEELETALRARELWERIGAEVPGLGFRAIGSLTPVRNAREYAVAEAAAARPDAAARGYELVTAEEARQINPALRGAFEAALWCERDAAVEPRTAQLHLREALEASGRYTFLPGREVREVVGNGAVRDDHGDVHQGDAVILATGAWLSGLVRELVPDLPVRRVRLQMMQTAPLGEDLTTSIADADSFRYYPAYRSDALDALNAEQAQAPIAAAHKMQLLMVQRQDGGLTIGDTHEYEHPFAFDTLEDPYAYLTEVVESFLGRPLPQIRRRWAGVYAQCTDTTRVVHRQQVADGVWLVTGPGGRGMTCSPAIAETTANELGW; from the coding sequence GTGAGAGTCATAGTCGTCGGAGGCGGCGTGGTCGGCACCATGCACGCCTGGCAAGCAGTCGAACGCGGCCACGAGGTCGTCCAGATCGAGCGAGAGGCGGAGGCCAGAGGCGCGTCACTGCGCAATTTCGGCCAGATCTGGGTCAGTGGACGGGCCGGGGGCGAGGAGCTCGAGACCGCCCTGCGGGCCCGCGAGCTCTGGGAGCGGATCGGCGCGGAGGTGCCCGGCCTGGGCTTCCGTGCGATCGGCTCCCTCACCCCGGTCCGCAACGCCCGCGAGTACGCGGTCGCCGAGGCGGCCGCCGCCCGCCCCGACGCCGCCGCCCGGGGCTACGAACTGGTCACCGCCGAAGAGGCGCGGCAGATCAACCCCGCCCTGCGCGGCGCCTTCGAGGCCGCCCTGTGGTGCGAGCGGGACGCGGCAGTCGAGCCGCGCACCGCCCAGCTCCACCTGCGCGAGGCCCTCGAGGCGAGCGGCCGGTACACGTTCCTGCCCGGACGGGAGGTGCGCGAGGTCGTCGGCAACGGCGCCGTCCGCGACGACCACGGCGACGTCCACCAGGGCGACGCCGTCATCCTCGCCACCGGCGCCTGGCTGTCCGGACTCGTCCGCGAGCTGGTCCCCGACCTGCCCGTGCGCCGCGTCCGGCTCCAGATGATGCAGACCGCCCCGCTCGGCGAGGACCTCACCACCTCCATCGCGGACGCCGACAGCTTCCGCTACTACCCCGCGTACCGGAGCGACGCGCTCGACGCCCTCAACGCCGAGCAGGCGCAGGCGCCGATCGCCGCCGCGCACAAGATGCAGCTGCTGATGGTCCAGCGCCAGGACGGCGGACTGACCATCGGTGACACCCACGAGTACGAGCACCCCTTCGCGTTCGACACCCTCGAGGACCCGTACGCGTACCTCACCGAGGTCGTCGAGTCCTTCCTGGGCCGCCCGCTGCCGCAGATCCGGCGCCGCTGGGCGGGCGTGTACGCGCAGTGCACCGACACCACCCGCGTCGTCCACCGCCAGCAGGTGGCCGACGGCGTCTGGCTGGTGACCGGACCCGGCGGCCGCGGGATGACCTGCTCGCCCGCCATAGCCGAGACCACCGCGAACGAACTGGGCTGGTAG
- a CDS encoding phosphonatase-like hydrolase: MSNMSSASSASSTNNASHGLVVLDMAGTTVADDGLVERAFERAAERIGVEPGTADHAAKLQYVRDTMGESKISVFRHLFGTQEMAQRANAAFEEAYGELVDGGLIAPIPGARQAIEKLRADGRTVALTTGFARVTQDAILDALGWQGLADLTLCPADAGGRGRPYPDMVLAAFLRTGAADDVRDVVVAGDTAYDMLSGRRSGAGIVAGVLTGAHDLAALTEHGATHVLDSIAELPSVLLESA, encoded by the coding sequence ATGAGCAACATGAGCAGCGCGAGCAGCGCAAGCAGCACGAACAACGCCTCCCACGGCCTGGTCGTCCTCGACATGGCCGGCACCACCGTCGCCGACGACGGCCTCGTCGAGCGCGCCTTCGAGCGCGCCGCCGAACGCATCGGCGTCGAGCCGGGCACCGCCGACCACGCGGCCAAGCTCCAGTACGTCCGCGACACCATGGGCGAGTCGAAGATCTCCGTCTTCCGCCACCTCTTCGGTACGCAGGAGATGGCCCAGCGCGCCAACGCCGCCTTCGAGGAGGCGTACGGCGAGCTCGTCGACGGCGGGCTCATCGCCCCGATCCCCGGCGCCCGCCAGGCCATCGAGAAGCTCCGCGCCGACGGCCGGACCGTCGCCTTGACCACCGGCTTCGCCCGCGTCACCCAGGACGCCATCCTCGACGCCCTCGGCTGGCAGGGCCTGGCCGACCTCACCCTGTGCCCCGCCGACGCGGGCGGCCGCGGCCGGCCCTACCCCGACATGGTGCTCGCCGCGTTCCTGCGCACCGGCGCCGCCGACGACGTACGGGACGTCGTGGTCGCCGGCGACACCGCGTACGACATGCTCAGCGGCCGCCGCTCCGGCGCCGGGATCGTGGCCGGCGTCCTCACCGGTGCCCACGACCTCGCCGCGCTCACCGAGCACGGCGCGACCCACGTCCTCGACTCGATCGCCGAACTGCCCTCGGTCTTGCTGGAGTCGGCGTGA
- a CDS encoding ABC transporter ATP-binding protein yields MSGIRFEGVSVAYGGNTVLDRLDLTVEPGEVMALLGPSGSGKTTALRAVAGFVRPAAGRVLIGGRDVTALPPHKRGIGMVVQQYALFPHMRVEDNVAFGLKAQKAPKAEIPGRVAEALEMTGMAAYAKRYPRELSGGQQQRVAIARALAIRPGVLLLDEPLSALDAQLRSGMLAELARLHRELPDVSILYVTHDQVEALTLADRIAVMDKARLQDCGTPQELYRAPRTEFTASFVGNANLLPVTVADSGALFAGRPLELDRGRAVPGANATLCVRPHLLGLGAGPNALTGTIAEVQWRGSTHRLYVDVDGHRVKADLPELRETPALGDTVTLHFEPRDAVLLAAGVSDD; encoded by the coding sequence GTGAGCGGCATCCGCTTCGAGGGGGTCAGCGTCGCGTACGGCGGCAACACCGTGCTGGACCGGCTCGACCTGACCGTCGAGCCGGGCGAGGTCATGGCGCTGCTCGGCCCCTCCGGCTCGGGCAAGACCACGGCGCTGCGCGCGGTCGCCGGTTTCGTACGGCCCGCCGCGGGCCGGGTGCTGATCGGCGGCCGGGACGTCACCGCGCTCCCGCCGCACAAGCGCGGCATCGGCATGGTCGTCCAGCAGTACGCGCTCTTCCCGCACATGCGGGTGGAGGACAACGTGGCGTTCGGCCTCAAGGCGCAGAAGGCCCCCAAGGCCGAGATCCCGGGGCGCGTGGCCGAGGCGCTGGAGATGACCGGGATGGCGGCGTACGCCAAGCGCTACCCGCGCGAGCTGTCCGGCGGGCAGCAGCAGCGCGTGGCCATCGCCCGCGCGCTGGCGATCCGGCCCGGGGTTCTCCTGCTCGACGAGCCGCTGTCCGCGCTCGACGCGCAGCTGCGCTCCGGGATGCTCGCCGAACTGGCCCGGCTGCACCGCGAACTGCCCGACGTATCGATTCTGTACGTCACGCACGACCAGGTGGAGGCATTGACCCTCGCCGACCGGATCGCGGTCATGGACAAGGCGCGGCTGCAGGACTGCGGCACTCCGCAGGAGCTGTACCGGGCGCCGCGCACCGAGTTCACCGCGTCGTTCGTCGGCAACGCCAACCTGCTGCCGGTCACCGTCGCCGACTCGGGGGCGCTCTTCGCGGGGCGGCCCCTGGAACTGGACCGCGGGCGCGCCGTCCCCGGCGCGAACGCGACCCTGTGCGTACGGCCGCACCTGCTCGGCCTCGGGGCCGGGCCCAACGCGCTGACCGGCACGATCGCCGAGGTGCAGTGGCGGGGCTCGACGCACCGGCTGTACGTCGACGTCGACGGCCATCGCGTCAAGGCGGACCTGCCGGAGCTGCGCGAGACGCCCGCGCTGGGCGACACGGTGACGCTGCACTTCGAACCGCGGGACGCCGTGCTGCTGGCCGCAGGGGTGTCGGATGACTGA
- a CDS encoding 2-aminoethylphosphonate ABC transporter permease subunit, with the protein MTEAPRLHGRRTTALPGTRTPEHADAASGTPQGAQAPAPEAPAPSGGRPAAGSTVGHGPTVAGHGTVTAGHTTTPQGRRGVPRRLWSVPPVAVLALVFLYPLALVVQQSLTPENGGGAFDAYASVFRSHAFREALGTTVWLAAGATVGCLVLGFALALIIAFVPFPGARGVAKFIDVFLSFPSFLITLALLFIYGTVGMANGLWTDVTGAADGPFHFLTTPWGVLLAEITYFTPFVMRPLLAAFSQLDTAQLEVASSLGAKPARIVRRVILPEALPALAAGGSLVLVMCLNEFGIVLFTGAKDVTTLPMLIYGKAILESDYSAACVVAVVNIAISVGLFGLYRVVSKRAGA; encoded by the coding sequence ATGACTGAGGCCCCGCGCCTGCACGGGCGGCGAACAACTGCCCTGCCGGGCACTCGGACCCCGGAGCACGCCGACGCCGCGTCGGGTACCCCGCAGGGCGCTCAGGCCCCGGCGCCGGAAGCGCCCGCGCCGTCCGGCGGACGACCGGCGGCCGGCTCCACCGTCGGGCACGGCCCCACCGTCGCCGGGCACGGCACCGTCACCGCCGGCCACACCACCACCCCGCAGGGCCGGCGCGGCGTCCCGCGCCGGCTGTGGTCCGTACCGCCCGTGGCCGTGCTCGCGCTGGTCTTCCTCTACCCGCTCGCGCTGGTCGTCCAGCAGTCCCTCACCCCCGAGAACGGCGGCGGCGCCTTCGACGCCTACGCCTCCGTCTTCCGCTCCCACGCGTTTCGCGAGGCGCTGGGGACCACGGTCTGGCTGGCCGCCGGCGCCACCGTCGGCTGCCTCGTCCTCGGCTTCGCGCTCGCGCTGATCATCGCCTTCGTCCCCTTCCCCGGGGCGCGCGGCGTCGCGAAGTTCATCGACGTCTTCCTCTCCTTCCCCTCCTTCCTCATCACCCTCGCCCTCCTCTTCATCTACGGAACCGTCGGCATGGCCAACGGGCTCTGGACCGACGTGACCGGCGCCGCCGACGGGCCCTTCCACTTCCTCACCACCCCGTGGGGCGTGCTGCTCGCGGAGATCACGTACTTCACGCCCTTCGTGATGCGCCCGCTGCTCGCCGCCTTCTCCCAACTCGACACGGCCCAGCTCGAAGTGGCCTCGTCGCTGGGGGCGAAGCCCGCCCGGATCGTCCGGCGCGTGATCCTCCCCGAGGCCCTCCCGGCGCTCGCCGCCGGCGGCAGCCTCGTCCTGGTCATGTGCCTCAACGAGTTCGGGATCGTCCTGTTCACCGGAGCCAAGGACGTCACCACCCTCCCGATGCTCATCTACGGCAAGGCGATACTCGAATCCGACTACTCGGCCGCCTGCGTGGTCGCCGTCGTCAACATCGCGATCTCCGTCGGCCTGTTCGGCCTCTACCGGGTGGTGAGCAAGCGTGCTGGTGCATAG
- a CDS encoding ABC transporter permease, with the protein MLVHSKAGRWAAWGLFGLLFLPLFALPLLVVVAASFSTHWSGAFPSGPTTENYASAVRGESLQALTTSLVTALVASLLALTVGTWAALAAAGLKRRGKRTLDALFMLPVAVPSVVVGLAVLVAFSKPPLLLNGTGSIVILAHTILVTAFAHQSVSAAIVRLDPAYEQAAASLGARPAYVLWRVKLPLLLPSLTAAAGLCFALSMGELSATMMLYPPDWMPLPVRIFTATDRGSLFGGSAVAVVLMAATLLVLLAVSRIRTRATYR; encoded by the coding sequence GTGCTGGTGCATAGCAAGGCCGGCCGCTGGGCCGCCTGGGGCCTGTTCGGGCTCCTCTTCCTCCCCCTCTTCGCGCTGCCGCTGCTCGTCGTGGTGGCCGCGTCCTTCTCCACCCACTGGTCCGGCGCCTTCCCCTCCGGCCCGACCACCGAGAACTACGCCTCCGCCGTACGGGGCGAATCCCTCCAGGCGCTGACCACCTCGCTGGTGACCGCCCTCGTCGCCAGCCTGCTCGCGCTCACCGTCGGCACCTGGGCCGCGCTGGCCGCCGCCGGACTGAAACGGCGCGGAAAGCGGACCCTGGACGCCCTGTTCATGCTGCCGGTCGCCGTGCCGTCCGTGGTCGTCGGCCTCGCCGTCCTGGTCGCCTTCAGCAAGCCCCCGCTGCTGCTCAACGGCACCGGCTCAATCGTGATCCTGGCGCACACGATTCTTGTCACGGCGTTTGCCCACCAGTCGGTTTCGGCCGCCATCGTTCGTCTCGACCCCGCGTACGAACAGGCGGCGGCCTCCCTGGGCGCCCGTCCCGCGTACGTGTTGTGGCGGGTCAAGCTCCCCCTCCTGCTGCCGTCGCTGACGGCGGCCGCCGGACTCTGCTTCGCCCTGTCCATGGGCGAGCTGAGCGCCACGATGATGCTCTACCCGCCGGACTGGATGCCCCTCCCGGTCCGGATCTTCACCGCCACCGACCGCGGTTCGCTCTTCGGCGGCTCCGCCGTCGCCGTGGTCCTGATGGCCGCCACCCTGCTGGTCCTCCTGGCCGTCTCCCGCATCCGCACCAGAGCCACGTACCGCTGA
- a CDS encoding 2-aminoethylphosphonate ABC transporter substrate-binding protein, with translation MSSYVRTANSRRRLLRITASVTGSLALAAGLTACGGSSSDGSKGGGEKIVTVYSADGLKSDKGDGWYDKVFADFTKKTGIEVKYVEGGSGEMVQRAVREKTNTQADVLVTLPPFIQQADGKGLLQAYKPQGSDKVNGANKAADGKWTSVVNNYFGFVHNKKELTEAPTTWEELLESKYKGKLQYSTPGVAGDGTAVLIKAMHDFGGKEPALEYLKKLQANNVGPSSSTSKLAPKTDKGELLVANGDVQMNFAQSKSMPNLGIWFPAKDGGKPTTFALPYAAGLVDKAPHTENGRKLLDYLLSEDAQKLVSEVGGGFPARTDVKPTDANAVELTKLMTGVEVFEPDWADIDKNLAGYVDAWKSATGS, from the coding sequence ATGTCCAGCTACGTCAGAACCGCCAACAGCCGTCGTCGCCTCCTGCGCATCACCGCCTCCGTCACCGGCAGCCTCGCCCTCGCCGCCGGCCTCACCGCCTGCGGCGGCTCGTCCTCCGACGGCTCCAAGGGCGGCGGCGAGAAGATCGTCACCGTCTACAGCGCCGACGGCCTCAAGAGCGACAAGGGCGACGGCTGGTACGACAAGGTCTTCGCCGACTTCACGAAGAAGACCGGCATCGAGGTCAAGTACGTCGAGGGCGGCTCGGGCGAGATGGTGCAGCGCGCCGTCCGGGAGAAGACCAACACCCAGGCCGACGTACTGGTCACCCTGCCGCCGTTCATCCAGCAGGCGGACGGCAAGGGCCTGCTCCAGGCGTACAAGCCGCAGGGCTCCGACAAGGTCAACGGCGCGAACAAGGCCGCCGACGGCAAGTGGACCTCGGTCGTCAACAACTACTTCGGCTTCGTCCACAACAAGAAGGAGCTCACCGAGGCGCCCACGACCTGGGAGGAGCTGCTGGAGAGCAAGTACAAGGGCAAGCTCCAGTACTCCACCCCGGGCGTCGCGGGCGACGGCACCGCCGTCCTCATCAAGGCGATGCACGACTTCGGCGGCAAGGAGCCGGCGCTGGAGTACCTGAAGAAGCTCCAGGCCAACAACGTCGGCCCGTCCTCCTCCACCAGCAAGCTCGCACCGAAGACGGACAAGGGCGAGCTGCTCGTCGCCAACGGCGACGTCCAGATGAACTTCGCGCAGTCCAAGTCCATGCCGAACCTGGGCATCTGGTTCCCCGCCAAGGACGGCGGCAAGCCGACCACCTTCGCCCTCCCGTACGCGGCCGGCCTGGTGGACAAGGCCCCGCACACCGAGAACGGCAGGAAGCTCCTCGACTACCTGCTCAGCGAGGACGCCCAGAAGCTGGTCAGCGAGGTCGGCGGCGGCTTCCCCGCGCGCACCGACGTCAAGCCGACCGACGCCAACGCCGTCGAACTCACCAAGCTGATGACCGGTGTCGAGGTCTTCGAGCCGGACTGGGCCGACATCGACAAGAACCTCGCGGGCTACGTGGACGCGTGGAAGTCGGCCACCGGAAGCTGA
- a CDS encoding alkaline phosphatase family protein, which translates to MPTVLSGRALAVTATATALLATALGTHTATAETAATTAATITDKVLVIGIDGTVLDRVKAANAPNLQGLMAQGLTAKSTLYANPMAATSSGPGWSTIATGVWPDKHGVKDNSFTGKNYTAYPDFLTRIENAKPALNTYAAADWEPITSTDAGGPIFSAKVDKRLSLKGDRDGYGTEDPKIAAAASAELQGQNPDAAFVYFGQVDGAGHSYGAASRQYLDAIGRVDVMVGQLLTAVQNRPAYAQENWKILVTTDHGHTDAGGHGGSTLQERGTFVIAKGAGIPAGSVRSDVKLVDVAATAMAQVGVDPGPAIDGIPLNAPDDNDPFDTLRPGLQARVDETGIPAGVKGFTHTPPAGWSIDNSKMGTGGVTEWAGWAFATDEFWSQAQRDQWRELNVRSRDVFAVADSDEWDDKSHTGSYDSTLITPKWAVTGGTTGSPAHLTFQTHYQHEAGQTAQVLVSYNGGTPTVVKSYTADAVAKAESLALQVPAGATDVQIRFRYAGTNNWYWTVDNVKLG; encoded by the coding sequence GTGCCCACTGTCCTGTCAGGACGCGCCCTCGCCGTGACCGCCACCGCCACGGCCCTGCTCGCCACCGCCCTCGGCACGCACACGGCCACTGCCGAAACGGCCGCCACCACCGCTGCGACCATCACCGACAAGGTCCTCGTCATCGGCATCGACGGCACGGTCCTGGACCGCGTCAAGGCCGCCAACGCCCCCAACCTGCAAGGCCTGATGGCCCAGGGCCTGACCGCCAAGAGCACCCTGTACGCGAACCCGATGGCCGCCACCTCGTCGGGCCCCGGCTGGTCGACCATCGCCACCGGCGTCTGGCCCGACAAGCACGGCGTGAAGGACAACTCCTTCACGGGCAAGAACTACACGGCCTACCCGGACTTCCTGACCCGCATCGAGAACGCCAAGCCGGCGCTCAACACGTACGCGGCCGCCGACTGGGAGCCCATCACCTCCACCGACGCGGGCGGCCCGATCTTCTCCGCCAAGGTCGACAAGCGCCTCAGCCTCAAGGGCGACCGCGACGGCTACGGCACCGAGGACCCGAAGATCGCCGCCGCGGCCTCCGCCGAGCTGCAGGGCCAGAACCCGGACGCCGCCTTCGTGTACTTCGGCCAGGTCGACGGCGCCGGGCACTCCTACGGCGCCGCCAGCCGGCAGTATCTCGACGCGATCGGCCGCGTCGACGTGATGGTCGGCCAGCTGCTCACCGCCGTCCAGAACCGCCCCGCGTACGCCCAGGAGAACTGGAAGATCCTGGTCACCACCGACCACGGGCACACCGACGCCGGCGGCCATGGTGGCTCCACCCTGCAGGAGCGCGGCACCTTCGTCATCGCCAAGGGCGCCGGCATCCCGGCCGGTTCGGTCCGCAGCGACGTCAAGCTCGTCGACGTGGCGGCCACCGCGATGGCGCAGGTCGGCGTCGACCCCGGCCCGGCGATCGACGGCATCCCGCTGAACGCCCCCGACGACAACGACCCGTTCGACACCCTGCGGCCGGGCCTCCAGGCCCGCGTGGACGAGACGGGCATCCCGGCGGGCGTGAAGGGCTTCACGCACACCCCGCCGGCCGGCTGGTCGATCGACAACTCCAAGATGGGCACCGGCGGCGTCACCGAGTGGGCCGGCTGGGCCTTCGCGACCGACGAGTTCTGGAGCCAGGCCCAGCGCGACCAGTGGCGCGAGCTGAACGTCCGCTCCCGTGACGTGTTCGCCGTCGCCGACTCCGACGAGTGGGACGACAAGTCCCACACCGGCTCCTACGACTCCACCCTGATCACTCCCAAGTGGGCCGTGACCGGCGGCACCACGGGTTCGCCTGCACATCTCACCTTCCAGACGCACTACCAGCACGAGGCCGGCCAGACCGCCCAGGTCCTGGTCTCCTACAACGGCGGTACGCCGACGGTCGTCAAGAGCTACACCGCCGACGCGGTCGCCAAGGCGGAGTCCCTGGCCCTCCAGGTCCCCGCCGGCGCCACCGACGTCCAGATCCGCTTCCGCTACGCCGGCACCAACAACTGGTACTGGACCGTCGACAACGTCAAGCTCGGCTGA
- a CDS encoding HAD-IIA family hydrolase produces the protein MAERKPIESWLTDMDGVLIHEGTPIPGADAFIKRLRDSGKPFLVLTNNSIYTPRDLQARLLRMGLDVPVENIWTSALATAKFLDDQRPGGTAYVIGEAGLTTALHDIGYILTDHEPDYVVLGETRTYSFEAMTKAVRLINGGARFICTNPDETGPSTEGPLPATGAVAALITKATGKQPYFAGKPNPLMMRTGLNAIGAHSESSAMIGDRMDTDVLAGLEAGMQTFLVLTGLTSAADTEKFPYRPTKTVASIADLVDLV, from the coding sequence GTGGCAGAGCGCAAGCCGATCGAATCCTGGCTAACCGACATGGACGGGGTCCTCATCCACGAGGGCACCCCGATCCCGGGCGCCGATGCCTTCATCAAGCGGCTGCGCGACTCCGGCAAGCCCTTCCTGGTCCTGACCAACAACTCCATCTACACCCCCCGCGACCTCCAGGCCCGGCTGCTCCGCATGGGCCTCGACGTCCCCGTCGAGAACATCTGGACCTCGGCGCTCGCCACCGCCAAGTTCCTCGACGACCAGCGCCCGGGCGGCACCGCGTACGTCATCGGCGAAGCCGGCCTCACCACCGCACTGCACGACATCGGCTACATCCTGACCGACCACGAGCCCGACTACGTCGTCCTGGGCGAGACCCGCACGTACAGCTTCGAAGCGATGACGAAGGCGGTCCGCCTGATCAACGGGGGCGCCCGCTTCATCTGCACCAACCCCGACGAGACCGGCCCCTCCACCGAGGGACCGCTGCCCGCCACCGGCGCCGTTGCCGCACTGATCACCAAGGCGACCGGCAAGCAGCCGTACTTCGCCGGCAAGCCCAACCCGCTGATGATGCGGACCGGCCTGAACGCCATCGGTGCGCACTCCGAGAGCAGCGCGATGATCGGCGACCGGATGGACACCGACGTCCTGGCCGGGCTCGAGGCCGGCATGCAGACCTTCCTCGTCCTGACCGGACTGACCTCCGCCGCGGACACCGAGAAGTTCCCCTACCGCCCGACCAAGACCGTCGCCTCCATCGCTGACCTGGTCGATCTCGTCTGA
- a CDS encoding class F sortase, translating to MTDSGEPRSSGGGRLLTFAAWSVLVLGLWLWGREITGVPPSPSAGLAGGSSIPVPGLPVAHTPLAASVPTRVDMPSTGIQAPVISRGLDAQGAIEPPPFDRPGTVGWWGGGAKPGEAGTALLVGHVDTASKPAVFYGLSSARPGGTVRVVRRDGSVAEFTIEDVRVYERARFDAHRAYGPRIPGRAELRLVTCGGTYDKAAKEYTANVVVSAYLTGTTPPARPGTGTGAGAGTGAGAGAGAGAGARSGAAA from the coding sequence GTGACGGACTCGGGGGAGCCCAGGTCCTCCGGCGGCGGGCGGCTGCTGACCTTCGCCGCATGGTCCGTACTGGTGCTCGGCCTGTGGCTGTGGGGCCGCGAGATCACCGGCGTCCCGCCGAGCCCGTCCGCCGGACTGGCCGGCGGCTCGTCGATCCCGGTCCCGGGGCTGCCCGTCGCGCACACCCCGCTGGCGGCGTCCGTGCCGACGCGGGTCGACATGCCGTCGACAGGGATCCAGGCCCCCGTGATCTCCCGGGGCCTCGATGCCCAGGGCGCCATCGAGCCGCCGCCCTTCGACCGCCCCGGCACGGTCGGCTGGTGGGGCGGCGGCGCCAAGCCGGGCGAGGCCGGGACCGCGCTGCTCGTCGGGCACGTGGACACGGCCTCGAAGCCGGCGGTGTTCTACGGCCTGAGCTCGGCGCGCCCGGGCGGCACGGTGCGCGTGGTGCGGAGGGACGGGTCGGTCGCCGAGTTCACGATCGAGGACGTACGGGTCTACGAGCGGGCCCGCTTCGACGCGCACCGGGCCTACGGCCCGCGCATCCCGGGCCGGGCCGAGCTGCGCCTGGTGACCTGCGGGGGAACGTACGACAAGGCGGCGAAGGAGTACACGGCGAACGTGGTCGTCTCGGCCTACCTGACGGGCACGACCCCGCCCGCGAGGCCGGGTACGGGGACCGGCGCAGGTGCGGGCACCGGGGCGGGCGCCGGAGCGGGGGCCGGAGCGGGGGCCCGGTCCGGCGCGGCGGCGTGA
- a CDS encoding peptidoglycan-binding protein, producing the protein MPMPAFEEYEPAGDCACLGCTQRRRALARARAIPLRDGGHPAARGTRRVLVLATAAGVVLSGGGSAALAAATPVPGPEPVSLDTPSADTPSADTPGSPQGGRSPLHGRPAPAKPAGTPGAPSAVKRIDRTSIITRAKLWLDAKVPYSMSTYWSDGYRQDCSGFVSMAWNLGTNEWTGSLDKFATKISKEELLPGDMLLFHNPSDPTNGSHVVLFGGWVDETRTHYVAYEQTRPNTRKGATPYGYWNNATKYLPYRFNGVTGGITEPDPATDPKPAVPTLFPGATQFGPGANNEYVAELGRMLIERGGRRFYPKGASTAWSDADRLATQAFQSAQDWTGTDADGIPGAHTWQLLVEHKGNDIRPTVDAAPGPAGAAAYPGPSVFRPGSSHPFIAVLGRQLVKKGFGKNYTSGPGSHWSEAHRRSVEAFQRAQGWRGAAADGYPGPETWRRLFA; encoded by the coding sequence ATGCCGATGCCCGCTTTCGAGGAGTACGAGCCCGCAGGCGACTGCGCCTGCCTCGGCTGTACGCAGCGCCGTCGTGCCCTCGCCCGCGCGCGGGCCATACCGCTTCGTGACGGCGGCCACCCGGCCGCCCGCGGGACCCGCCGGGTGCTGGTGCTGGCCACCGCGGCGGGCGTGGTTCTGAGCGGTGGCGGCTCGGCCGCACTGGCGGCGGCCACCCCGGTGCCCGGCCCGGAGCCGGTCTCCCTCGACACCCCCTCTGCCGACACCCCCTCCGCCGACACCCCCGGCTCCCCGCAGGGCGGCCGGTCCCCGCTGCACGGGCGCCCGGCGCCGGCGAAGCCGGCGGGCACACCCGGGGCCCCCTCGGCGGTCAAGCGCATCGACCGGACCTCGATCATCACCCGGGCGAAGCTGTGGCTGGACGCGAAGGTCCCGTACAGCATGTCCACGTACTGGTCCGACGGTTACCGGCAGGACTGCTCCGGCTTCGTCTCGATGGCCTGGAACCTTGGTACGAACGAGTGGACCGGCAGCCTCGACAAATTCGCCACCAAGATCTCCAAGGAGGAGCTGCTGCCGGGCGACATGCTGCTCTTCCACAACCCGTCGGACCCGACCAACGGCTCGCACGTGGTGCTCTTCGGCGGGTGGGTCGACGAGACGCGCACGCACTACGTCGCCTACGAGCAGACCCGCCCGAACACGCGGAAGGGGGCCACCCCGTACGGCTACTGGAACAACGCGACGAAGTACCTGCCGTACCGGTTCAACGGGGTGACGGGCGGCATCACGGAGCCGGACCCGGCGACCGACCCGAAGCCGGCGGTCCCGACGCTCTTCCCCGGCGCCACGCAGTTCGGCCCGGGCGCGAACAACGAGTACGTCGCCGAGCTGGGCCGGATGCTGATCGAGCGGGGCGGCCGCCGCTTCTACCCCAAGGGCGCGAGCACGGCGTGGAGCGACGCCGACCGGCTGGCCACCCAGGCCTTCCAAAGCGCCCAGGACTGGACGGGCACGGACGCCGACGGGATCCCGGGCGCGCACACCTGGCAACTGCTCGTCGAACACAAGGGCAATGACATCCGGCCGACGGTGGACGCCGCGCCGGGCCCTGCCGGGGCAGCGGCCTATCCGGGCCCGTCGGTGTTCCGCCCCGGGTCCTCCCACCCGTTCATCGCCGTCCTCGGCCGACAGCTGGTGAAGAAGGGCTTCGGCAAGAACTACACGTCCGGCCCCGGGTCCCACTGGAGCGAGGCCCACCGCCGCAGCGTCGAGGCCTTCCAGCGCGCCCAGGGCTGGCGCGGCGCCGCGGCCGACGGTTACCCGGGCCCGGAAACCTGGCGCCGGCTGTTCGCATGA